From Corvus moneduloides isolate bCorMon1 chromosome 2, bCorMon1.pri, whole genome shotgun sequence, one genomic window encodes:
- the UBE3A gene encoding ubiquitin-protein ligase E3A isoform X1 translates to MATACKRSPGEPHSENIETSRMKRAAAKHLIERYYHQLTEGCGNEACTNEFCASCPTFLRMDNNAAAIKALELYKINAKLCDPHPSKKGTSSAYLENNSKGAHNNSCTDRKMNKKEMQGPRDDFKDVTFLTEDKIYEILELCREKEDYSPLIRVIGRVFSSAEALVQSFRKTKQHTKEELKSLQGKDEDKDEDEKEKAACSAAAMEEDSGASSSSSSRIGDNTQGDNNLQKLGPDEVSVDIEAVRRVYDRLLSNEKIETAFLNALVYLSPNVECDLTYHNVYSRDPNYLNLFIIVMENGNLHSPEYLEMALPLFCKAMSKLPLAAQAKLVRLWSKYRADQIRRMMETFQQLITYKVISNEFNSRNLVNDDDAVVAASKCLKMVYYANVVGGDVDTDHNEEEDEEPIPESSELTLQELLGEERRNKKGPRVDPLETELGVKTIDCRKPLIPFEEFINEPLNDVLEMDKDYTFFKVETENKFSFMTCPFILNAVTKNLGLYYDNRIRMYSERRITVLYSLVQGQQLNPYLRLKVRRDHIIDDALVRLEMIAMENPADLKKQLYVEFEGEQGVDEGGVSKEFFQLVVEEIFNPDIGMFTYDESTKLFWFNPSSFETEGQFTLIGIVLGLAIYNNCILDVHFPMVVYRKLMGKKGTFRDLADSHPVLYQSLRDLLEYEGSVEDDMMITFQISHTDLFGNPMMHDLKENGDKIPITNENRKEFVNLYADYILNKSVEKQFKAFRRGFHMVTNESPLKYLFRPEEIELLICGSRNLDFQALEETTEYDGGYTRDSLIIREFWEIVHSFTDEQKRLFLQFTTGTDRAPVGGLGKLKMIIAKNGPDTERLPTSHTCFNVLLLPEYSSKEKLKERLLKAITYAKGFGML, encoded by the exons ATCACCAGGAGAACCTCACTCTGAGAACATTGAAACTAGCCGAAT GAAGCGAGCAGCTGCAAAGCATCTAATAGAGCGCTACTACCACCAGTTAACCGAGGGCTGTGGAAATGAAGCCTGTACAAATGAATTTTGTGCTTCCTGTCCAACTTTTCTCCGTATGGATAACAATGCAGCAGCCATTAAGGCCCTCGAGCTTTATAAGATTAATGCAAAACTCTGTGATCCTCATCCCTCCAAGAAAGGAACGAGCTCAGCTTACCTAGAAAACAATTCCAAAGGTGCCCATAACAATTCCTGCACTGACAGAAAAATGAACAAGAAGGAAATGCAAGGCCCAAGAGATGACTTTAAAG ATGTGACTTTTCTAACAGAAGACAAGATATATGAAATTCTTGAACTATGTCGAGAAAAAGAGGATTATTCCCCTTTAATCCGGGTAATTGGGAGAGTGTTTTCTAGTGCTGAAGCACTGGTACAGAGTTTCCGAAAAACCAAGCAGCACACCAAGGAGGAGCTCAAGTCTCTTCAAGGAAAGGATGAAGAcaaagatgaagatgaaaaggaaaaagctgccTGTTCGGCTGCTGCTATGGAAGAGGATTCTGGTGCATCGTCATCTTCATCATCAAGAATAGGTGATAACACACAGGGAGATAATAACCTCCAAAAACTAGGCCCAGATGAAGTGTCTGTAGATATTGAAGCAGTCAGACGGGTCTATGATAGGTTActttctaatgaaaaaatagaaacTGCCTTTTTAAATGCACTTGTGTACTTGTCACCTAATGTGGAATGTGACTTGACTTACCATAATGTGTACTCTCGGGATCCTAACTATCTGAATTTGTTTATTATCGTTATGGAGAATGGCAATCTTCATAGCCCAGAATATCTGGAAATGGCTCTACCATTGTTTTGCAAAGCAATGAGCAAACTACCCCTTGCAGCTCAAGCAAAATTGGTCAGATTGTGGTCTAAGTACAGAGCAGATCAAATTCGGAGAATGATGGAAACATTTCAGCAGCTTATTACTTACAAAGTCATAAGCAACGAGTTCAATAGTCGTAACCTAGTGAATGATGATGATGCTGTTGTTGCTGCTTCAAAGTGCTTGAAAATGGTTTACTATGCAAATGTAGTAGGAGGGGATGTGGATACAGATCATaatgaagaggaagatgaagaacCCATCCCAGAATCAAGTGAACTAACTCTTCAAGAGCTGTTGGgtgaggaaagaagaaataaaaaaggtcCTCGAGTGGACCCACTGGAAACTGAACTTGGTGTTAAAACTATAGATTGCAGAAAACCACTTATCCCTTTTGAAGAATTTATTAATGAACCACTGAATGATGTTCTAGAAATGGACAAAGACTACACTTTCTTCAAAGTAGAAACAGAGAATAAATTCTCATTTATGACCTGTCCCTTTATATTGAATGCTGTTACCAAGAACCTGGGATTGTATTATGACAATAGGATCCGGATGTACAGTGAAAGACGCATAACTGTGCTCTACAGCTTAGTTCAAGGGCAGCAGCTCAACCCATATTTGCGACTTAAAGTGAGACGTGATCACATCATCGATGATGCTCTTGTCCGG CTAGAGATGATTGCCATGGAAAATCCTGCAGACTTGAAGAAGCAATTGTATGTTGAATTTGAAGGAGAGCAAGGGGTAGATGAAGGAGGTGTTTCCAAAGAATTTTTTCAGTTGGTTGTGGAAGAAATCTTCAATCCGGATATCG gGATGTTCACATACGATGAGTCTACAAAACTGTTTTGGTTTAATCCGTCCTCTTTTGAAACTGAGGGTCAGTTTACCCTGATTGGCATAGTACTGGGACTGGCTATTTACAACAACTGTATACTGGATGTACATTTCCCCATGGTTGTCTACAGGAAGCTAATGGGCAAAAAAGGAACTTTCCGTGATCTGGCAGACTCTCATCCT GTTCTGTATCAGAGTTTGAGAGACTTACTAGAGTATGAAGGAAGTGTGGAAGATGATATGATGATAACGTTTCAAATATCTCACACGGATCTCTTTGGCAATCCAATGATGCATGATTTAAAGGAAAACGGTGATAAAATTCCTattacaaatgaaaacagaaag GAATTTGTCAATCTGTATGCTGACTATATACTCAATAAATCAGTAGAAAAGCAGTTCAAGGCCTTTCGGAGAGGATTCCACATGGTGACCAATGAATctcctttgaaatatttatttagacCAGAGGAAATTGAATTACTTATTTGTGGAAGTAGG AATTTAGATTTTCAAGCACTAGAAGAAACTACAGAATATGATGGTGGCTATACAAGAGACTCTCTTATTATTAG GGAATTCTGGGAAATAGTCCATTCATTTACAGATGAACAGAAAAGACTGTTCTTACAGTTTACAACAGGCACAGACAGAGCCCCTGTGGGAGGACTTGGAAAGTTAAAGATGATCATAGCCAAAAATGGCCCAGATAcagagag GTTACCTACATCTCACACATGCTTTAATGTACTTTTGCTTCCGGAGTACTCAAGCAAAGAAAAGCTTAAAGAAAGATTATTGAAGGCCATCACATATGCCAAAGGATTTGGCATGCTGTAA
- the UBE3A gene encoding ubiquitin-protein ligase E3A isoform X2, with protein MKRAAAKHLIERYYHQLTEGCGNEACTNEFCASCPTFLRMDNNAAAIKALELYKINAKLCDPHPSKKGTSSAYLENNSKGAHNNSCTDRKMNKKEMQGPRDDFKDVTFLTEDKIYEILELCREKEDYSPLIRVIGRVFSSAEALVQSFRKTKQHTKEELKSLQGKDEDKDEDEKEKAACSAAAMEEDSGASSSSSSRIGDNTQGDNNLQKLGPDEVSVDIEAVRRVYDRLLSNEKIETAFLNALVYLSPNVECDLTYHNVYSRDPNYLNLFIIVMENGNLHSPEYLEMALPLFCKAMSKLPLAAQAKLVRLWSKYRADQIRRMMETFQQLITYKVISNEFNSRNLVNDDDAVVAASKCLKMVYYANVVGGDVDTDHNEEEDEEPIPESSELTLQELLGEERRNKKGPRVDPLETELGVKTIDCRKPLIPFEEFINEPLNDVLEMDKDYTFFKVETENKFSFMTCPFILNAVTKNLGLYYDNRIRMYSERRITVLYSLVQGQQLNPYLRLKVRRDHIIDDALVRLEMIAMENPADLKKQLYVEFEGEQGVDEGGVSKEFFQLVVEEIFNPDIGMFTYDESTKLFWFNPSSFETEGQFTLIGIVLGLAIYNNCILDVHFPMVVYRKLMGKKGTFRDLADSHPVLYQSLRDLLEYEGSVEDDMMITFQISHTDLFGNPMMHDLKENGDKIPITNENRKEFVNLYADYILNKSVEKQFKAFRRGFHMVTNESPLKYLFRPEEIELLICGSRNLDFQALEETTEYDGGYTRDSLIIREFWEIVHSFTDEQKRLFLQFTTGTDRAPVGGLGKLKMIIAKNGPDTERLPTSHTCFNVLLLPEYSSKEKLKERLLKAITYAKGFGML; from the exons AT GAAGCGAGCAGCTGCAAAGCATCTAATAGAGCGCTACTACCACCAGTTAACCGAGGGCTGTGGAAATGAAGCCTGTACAAATGAATTTTGTGCTTCCTGTCCAACTTTTCTCCGTATGGATAACAATGCAGCAGCCATTAAGGCCCTCGAGCTTTATAAGATTAATGCAAAACTCTGTGATCCTCATCCCTCCAAGAAAGGAACGAGCTCAGCTTACCTAGAAAACAATTCCAAAGGTGCCCATAACAATTCCTGCACTGACAGAAAAATGAACAAGAAGGAAATGCAAGGCCCAAGAGATGACTTTAAAG ATGTGACTTTTCTAACAGAAGACAAGATATATGAAATTCTTGAACTATGTCGAGAAAAAGAGGATTATTCCCCTTTAATCCGGGTAATTGGGAGAGTGTTTTCTAGTGCTGAAGCACTGGTACAGAGTTTCCGAAAAACCAAGCAGCACACCAAGGAGGAGCTCAAGTCTCTTCAAGGAAAGGATGAAGAcaaagatgaagatgaaaaggaaaaagctgccTGTTCGGCTGCTGCTATGGAAGAGGATTCTGGTGCATCGTCATCTTCATCATCAAGAATAGGTGATAACACACAGGGAGATAATAACCTCCAAAAACTAGGCCCAGATGAAGTGTCTGTAGATATTGAAGCAGTCAGACGGGTCTATGATAGGTTActttctaatgaaaaaatagaaacTGCCTTTTTAAATGCACTTGTGTACTTGTCACCTAATGTGGAATGTGACTTGACTTACCATAATGTGTACTCTCGGGATCCTAACTATCTGAATTTGTTTATTATCGTTATGGAGAATGGCAATCTTCATAGCCCAGAATATCTGGAAATGGCTCTACCATTGTTTTGCAAAGCAATGAGCAAACTACCCCTTGCAGCTCAAGCAAAATTGGTCAGATTGTGGTCTAAGTACAGAGCAGATCAAATTCGGAGAATGATGGAAACATTTCAGCAGCTTATTACTTACAAAGTCATAAGCAACGAGTTCAATAGTCGTAACCTAGTGAATGATGATGATGCTGTTGTTGCTGCTTCAAAGTGCTTGAAAATGGTTTACTATGCAAATGTAGTAGGAGGGGATGTGGATACAGATCATaatgaagaggaagatgaagaacCCATCCCAGAATCAAGTGAACTAACTCTTCAAGAGCTGTTGGgtgaggaaagaagaaataaaaaaggtcCTCGAGTGGACCCACTGGAAACTGAACTTGGTGTTAAAACTATAGATTGCAGAAAACCACTTATCCCTTTTGAAGAATTTATTAATGAACCACTGAATGATGTTCTAGAAATGGACAAAGACTACACTTTCTTCAAAGTAGAAACAGAGAATAAATTCTCATTTATGACCTGTCCCTTTATATTGAATGCTGTTACCAAGAACCTGGGATTGTATTATGACAATAGGATCCGGATGTACAGTGAAAGACGCATAACTGTGCTCTACAGCTTAGTTCAAGGGCAGCAGCTCAACCCATATTTGCGACTTAAAGTGAGACGTGATCACATCATCGATGATGCTCTTGTCCGG CTAGAGATGATTGCCATGGAAAATCCTGCAGACTTGAAGAAGCAATTGTATGTTGAATTTGAAGGAGAGCAAGGGGTAGATGAAGGAGGTGTTTCCAAAGAATTTTTTCAGTTGGTTGTGGAAGAAATCTTCAATCCGGATATCG gGATGTTCACATACGATGAGTCTACAAAACTGTTTTGGTTTAATCCGTCCTCTTTTGAAACTGAGGGTCAGTTTACCCTGATTGGCATAGTACTGGGACTGGCTATTTACAACAACTGTATACTGGATGTACATTTCCCCATGGTTGTCTACAGGAAGCTAATGGGCAAAAAAGGAACTTTCCGTGATCTGGCAGACTCTCATCCT GTTCTGTATCAGAGTTTGAGAGACTTACTAGAGTATGAAGGAAGTGTGGAAGATGATATGATGATAACGTTTCAAATATCTCACACGGATCTCTTTGGCAATCCAATGATGCATGATTTAAAGGAAAACGGTGATAAAATTCCTattacaaatgaaaacagaaag GAATTTGTCAATCTGTATGCTGACTATATACTCAATAAATCAGTAGAAAAGCAGTTCAAGGCCTTTCGGAGAGGATTCCACATGGTGACCAATGAATctcctttgaaatatttatttagacCAGAGGAAATTGAATTACTTATTTGTGGAAGTAGG AATTTAGATTTTCAAGCACTAGAAGAAACTACAGAATATGATGGTGGCTATACAAGAGACTCTCTTATTATTAG GGAATTCTGGGAAATAGTCCATTCATTTACAGATGAACAGAAAAGACTGTTCTTACAGTTTACAACAGGCACAGACAGAGCCCCTGTGGGAGGACTTGGAAAGTTAAAGATGATCATAGCCAAAAATGGCCCAGATAcagagag GTTACCTACATCTCACACATGCTTTAATGTACTTTTGCTTCCGGAGTACTCAAGCAAAGAAAAGCTTAAAGAAAGATTATTGAAGGCCATCACATATGCCAAAGGATTTGGCATGCTGTAA